A stretch of Bombina bombina isolate aBomBom1 chromosome 2, aBomBom1.pri, whole genome shotgun sequence DNA encodes these proteins:
- the LOC128647633 gene encoding avidin — MKLPLTTVSIALVLLALMCCADTKCILSGNWTNDLGSNMTISAVDKDGVFTGIYLTSVSATNKTIVKSPLTGYQQLSDLPTFGFTVKWLFTDSVTSWTGQCFQNSKGQRILKTMWLLRFAVTDFQDNWKATSVGYNIFEPID; from the exons ATGAAGTTACCACTAACCACAGTATCCATCGCTCTGGTGCTCCTGGCACTCATGTGTTGCGCTGATACCAAG TGCATCCTGAGTGGGAACTGGACAAATGACCTGGGCTCTAATATGACCATATCTGCTGTAGATAAGGATGGAGTCTTTACTGGGATCTACCTGACATCTGTATCTGCCaccaataaaacaattgtaaagtCACCACTCACTGGATACCAGCAGCTGTCTGATCTGCCCACCTTTGGGTTCACAGTGAAATGGCTATTCACAG attcagTCACATCCTGGACCGGTCAGTGTTTCCAAAATTCCAAAGGACAGAGAATATTAAAAACAATGTGGTTGTTGAGATTTGCGGTTACAGATTTTCAGGATAACTGGAAAGCAACAAG